TCGCGGAACTGGAACCCGCAGCAATCCTGGTGACGAACCGCAACGCGGACCGGGCGACGGCTGTCGCGCGCGAGTGCGGCGGAACGGTGGTGCCCTGGGCACAGTTGGACGACGCGCTGGTGCGCGCCGACATCGTGCTCAGCACGACGGGGGCGCCGGAGCCGATCGTGAGCGCGGGCCGGTTCGACGAGCGGGTGCGCCCGCAGCGCGCGGGCCGGCCGCTCGTGGTGTTCGACATGGCCGTGCCGCGTGACTTCGACGCGCGCATCCACGACGGTGACGCCGTGAGCGTGTTCAACGTGGACGACCTCGCGCGCGAGGCCGACCGCAGCATGGGCGAGCGCAAGCGGCACCTGTCCTCGGCGGAGCGCATCGTCGAGTCGGAGGTCGAGAAGTTCGTGGCGGAGTGGAACCGCCGCGCGAACGGCCCGGTAATCGGTCAACTGACGGCCGAAGTGGACCGGGTTCGCGACTCGGTGCTCAGTCCGCTACTCGACAAACTGAACGGCAAACTCACGAGCAAAGACAAAGACAACATTGAGGCCGCGTTCCGTCTGTTCCAGAACCGGCTCCTGCACGGTCCGATCGCCGCTTTGCGCGAGGCCAGCAGCGAGGGGCACAGCGGGGGCCTCCGCGAAGCGCTCCGAAAACTCTTCAGGCTGAAGGGGTAGCACTGAGCTTCCGGACCTCATTCTCCTCTGTGACAATGGGGCAAGAACGGAGGGCTTATGGCCACAGACGTTACCACACTATCGACAGAAGTACCGCCGCTCCGCGACGGGGACCGACTCACGCGCACCGAATTCGAGCGCCGCTGGGACGCAATGCCGGAGGTGAAGAAGGCCGAACTCGTCGACGGAGTGGTTCACATGCCCGCCCTCTCGCGCGACCACAGCGTTCCCCACTTCGGCCTGATCGGGTGGCTGTGGATGTACCAGACACTCACGCCGGGTACCGAGGGAGCCGACAACGCGAGCGTCCGGTTCGATGACGACAACATGGTGCAGCCGGACGCGCTGTTACGTGTCCTCGAATCACACGGCGGGCGGTGCCGCGTAACGCGCGATCGCTATTTGGAAGGCGGCCCCGAGCTGGTTGTCGAGATCGCGAGCACCACGGCCGACGAGGACATCGGGGCGAAGCGCGACGTGTACCGGCGGTTCGGGGTGCAAGAGTATATCGTGTGGCGGGTCGCGGACCGGGCACTGGACTGGTTCGTGTTGCGCAACGGGTACTACTGGCCGCTCGCTCCCGGCGCAGACGGCATCATCCGCAGCAAAGTGTTCCCGGGCCTGTGGCTCGATCCGGTCGCAACCGTTGCCGGTGACGCGGCCCGCGTTTTAACCGTTGCTCAATTGGGGCACGGTAGTCCGGAACACGCGGCGTTCGTTACGGAATTGCGCTGTGCGGGATATCCTGTTTGAATAGACAGTAATAAGCAGCATCCGCACGTTACTCAGCGCTGACCTCCACGCGAATCACCTCGAACAGCGGTTGATCGCACGCCTTCCAGACCGCTTCGCGCTGCTCGTCACTCGCTTCGTCCTGGCACAAGTCCCACCACTCGGCCCAGTCCGTCCAGTTCCGGCGCCGATCTCCGGTCGGAACCGGGAGGGGAGGATCAAGGGCTTCTAGTCCCGCGCGCATTGTGTCGGTCGTCGTACTCCAGGTGGGGTCCGCGAACACGAACGGGTTGAGTTGCAGGCGGCACTCCGCGGCAAGTTGATCCCGGTATCCGATCGCATCCACGCGAGCGGCGAAGAGTGCGATCGGCACGCGCGTAGAGGGGGGCGGGCGGTCGCGCCACGAGGTGCCCACGAAAGTATCAATGACCGCGCGCCGCTGCACAAGGAACCCGACTCCCGTAAACGGCGGCACGTCCGAGGGGACCGCGACCGTCTCGAAAAACGTGGCGCGGTGAGCCAGAACAGATTCGTTCATACCGTTGGGGTACCCGGCGCGCCGACCGTACCGGTACCGGGCGCGGCCGTCGTTACCCGTCCGCCTCTGTCGCCCGCGTACCGCTTCGGCCGTTCGCGCGTGCTCGTAAACACCGATCACCCGCCCGCCCTCGGTACCCGCGGTCATCGCGTTCCAGTCGCGGTTGATGACCCCCCAAGCGATTTCGATCACGACGTGTGCCACTTTCGAGGGCTCCTCGACCACATCGAAGAACCGCACCTTGTCGAACGCGGCCCAGGCGTGGGCCAGTTGGTCCGCGCTCCAGGTGTGCGCGAACGCCTCCCACCACGCGCGCCAGTCGTCGTGGCGCAACTCGCTGACGGGCGGCTCGATGCCCGCGTCCATGAGCCAGTCGTGGAGCCGGGGACCGTCGAGGGACGATTGGAAGAACACGGAGCGCCCGCCGAAGCGGAACGGGTTCTCGGACTCGCGCGCGGCCGATTCGCACCCGCGCCGGTGCGTTTCGGCTTCATCGAACGTGTTGAAACTGGCGACGGGTGCGGTTGTGGGCATGCGCCGCGTGTACGGGTCGCCGTGCGGAGCCTGGTACCACCCCAACTGGCGAACGGTGTAACGCGGAGCACTCATAGTGATCAGGAGCAAGGGTTCGCCACGGATGAACACAGAAAACACGGAGCAAGGCAACGGGCAGATGCGTTTGAGCCCCGATAGGGCGAAGGCGAGCGCGTAGCAAGGGTGAAGTCCGCCAGGGGTTACGCTGCGCTTCACCCCTGGCTACGCGCGTCCGCCCCTAACGGGGCT
This region of Gemmata massiliana genomic DNA includes:
- the hemA gene encoding glutamyl-tRNA reductase encodes the protein MNLRAIGCNVASAPVGVRERLAFNAEKTQKALAELNSRFAAEAVILDTCNRVEIYLSRQETVAPLHIPLMAEFLSEVHGVAPAEIVPHLYEHADSAAARHLFRVASGLDSVVLGEGQIAGQVKDAYESAHKSTATGPLLNVLFPTALRVSKRVRTETGIAHGHVSVSSAAVDFVRQVFDTFTDKTVVVIGAGKMGRLTLKHLAELEPAAILVTNRNADRATAVARECGGTVVPWAQLDDALVRADIVLSTTGAPEPIVSAGRFDERVRPQRAGRPLVVFDMAVPRDFDARIHDGDAVSVFNVDDLAREADRSMGERKRHLSSAERIVESEVEKFVAEWNRRANGPVIGQLTAEVDRVRDSVLSPLLDKLNGKLTSKDKDNIEAAFRLFQNRLLHGPIAALREASSEGHSGGLREALRKLFRLKG
- a CDS encoding Uma2 family endonuclease; translated protein: MATDVTTLSTEVPPLRDGDRLTRTEFERRWDAMPEVKKAELVDGVVHMPALSRDHSVPHFGLIGWLWMYQTLTPGTEGADNASVRFDDDNMVQPDALLRVLESHGGRCRVTRDRYLEGGPELVVEIASTTADEDIGAKRDVYRRFGVQEYIVWRVADRALDWFVLRNGYYWPLAPGADGIIRSKVFPGLWLDPVATVAGDAARVLTVAQLGHGSPEHAAFVTELRCAGYPV